One Lysinibacillus sp. OF-1 DNA segment encodes these proteins:
- a CDS encoding ABC transporter ATP-binding protein: MKKILEVKNLSVSFNTYNGEVQAVRNISFDLFEGETLAIVGESGSGKSVTSKSLLRLNPTETTILKSGHILYNGHNIFTCSEQKIRAIRGAEIAMIFQDPMTALNPTMTIGRQIAESIKKHTTLRGQQITNRVIELLQLVGIKEADKRYKQYPHQFSGGMRQRIVIAMALACEPRIIIADEPTTALDVSIQAQILELLKNIQQKMNLSIIFITHDLGVVAKMADRVAVMYAGKIIEIGLVDEIFYHCQHPYTQGLLAAMPNPDIDTNSLYAIPGTPPNLLQPPTGDAFAARNKHALKIDFIEEPPMFQISDTHFAATWLLHKHAPKIVPIHQQPTQVQQEKSKAPTVFDKEHPYLSLKEVKQHFSLGKNTVNKAVDGITFDIYKGEIFGLVGESGCGKSTTGRSIIGLNSITSGEIHVDGRNINDNQTKKDKLTFNSKVQMIFQDPYSSLNPRMKIADIIAEGLAIHEVPKSEWKPKIYELLKIVGLTKEYANRYPHELSGGQRQRIGIARALAVEPELIIADEPISALDVSIQAQIVNLLKKLQKERGLTYLFIAHDLSMVKYISDRIGVMYRGKIVELADSQELYDHPVHPYTKSLLSAIPLPDPKLERERKRIIFNEATYQASRNYESESFVEIRPGHFVMLTEEELVQYRLAQEGGISL, encoded by the coding sequence ATGAAAAAAATATTAGAAGTGAAAAATTTAAGTGTCTCATTCAACACATACAACGGTGAGGTACAAGCAGTACGCAACATTTCATTTGATTTATTTGAAGGTGAAACCTTAGCCATTGTAGGCGAGTCTGGCTCAGGAAAATCAGTTACTTCTAAAAGCCTTCTTCGCCTCAATCCAACTGAGACAACGATATTAAAAAGTGGACACATTTTATATAACGGACATAATATTTTTACTTGCAGTGAGCAAAAAATCCGAGCAATTCGTGGAGCTGAAATAGCCATGATATTTCAAGATCCAATGACTGCTTTAAACCCTACGATGACGATTGGTCGCCAAATAGCAGAAAGTATAAAGAAACATACAACTTTACGTGGCCAACAAATTACTAACCGTGTTATAGAACTATTGCAACTAGTCGGTATTAAAGAAGCTGATAAACGATATAAACAGTACCCACACCAATTTTCTGGAGGGATGCGCCAACGAATAGTGATTGCCATGGCGCTAGCTTGTGAGCCGCGCATCATTATTGCCGATGAGCCTACTACAGCACTAGATGTTTCGATCCAAGCACAAATTTTAGAATTACTAAAAAACATACAACAAAAAATGAATTTATCGATTATCTTTATTACCCATGATTTAGGTGTTGTCGCCAAAATGGCTGATCGTGTTGCTGTTATGTATGCTGGAAAAATAATTGAAATTGGCTTAGTTGATGAAATTTTTTATCATTGTCAACATCCTTATACACAAGGCCTACTTGCAGCCATGCCTAATCCAGATATTGATACCAATTCATTGTATGCCATTCCAGGAACACCACCAAACCTGCTTCAGCCACCTACTGGAGATGCCTTTGCAGCTCGTAATAAACATGCATTGAAAATTGACTTTATAGAGGAGCCACCGATGTTTCAAATAAGCGACACTCATTTCGCAGCAACTTGGTTATTGCATAAACACGCACCTAAAATAGTACCGATTCATCAACAACCTACACAGGTACAGCAAGAGAAAAGTAAAGCACCCACTGTATTCGATAAAGAACATCCATATTTATCATTAAAGGAGGTCAAGCAGCACTTTTCTTTAGGAAAAAACACTGTTAATAAAGCTGTTGATGGCATTACGTTCGATATTTATAAAGGAGAAATTTTTGGTCTAGTGGGAGAATCAGGATGTGGTAAATCTACAACTGGACGTTCCATAATTGGACTCAATTCGATTACTAGCGGAGAAATTCACGTTGATGGTCGTAATATCAATGACAATCAAACAAAAAAAGACAAACTAACTTTCAATAGCAAGGTGCAAATGATTTTCCAAGATCCCTATTCTTCCCTTAATCCGCGTATGAAAATAGCGGATATTATTGCAGAAGGATTGGCCATCCATGAAGTACCAAAAAGTGAATGGAAGCCCAAAATATATGAGCTATTAAAAATAGTAGGATTAACAAAGGAGTATGCAAACCGTTATCCTCACGAGCTTAGTGGTGGACAACGTCAGAGGATTGGTATTGCACGTGCTCTTGCTGTAGAACCTGAGCTCATCATTGCAGATGAACCTATTTCTGCGTTGGACGTGTCCATCCAGGCACAAATAGTGAATCTACTGAAAAAGTTACAAAAGGAACGTGGATTGACCTATCTTTTTATTGCACATGACTTGTCGATGGTGAAATATATTAGTGATCGTATTGGTGTGATGTATCGAGGAAAAATCGTTGAGCTAGCAGACAGTCAAGAGCTCTATGATCACCCAGTACACCCTTATACGAAGTCATTATTATCAGCCATTCCATTGCCAGATCCTAAGTTAGAGCGAGAACGTAAACGCATTATTTTTAATGAAGCTACCTATCAAGCTAGCAGAAATTATGAAAGTGAAAGCTTTGTAGAGATACGGCCTGGTCACTTTGTTATGCTGACAGAAGAAGAGCTTGTCCAATACCGTCTAGCACAAGAAGGAGGTATATCACTTTGA
- a CDS encoding DUF3899 domain-containing protein, translating to MNIKVTALLASCIVISSLSYTWLLHQPITFLTLINNIFLISLAFTIVGASLFVVQGGLFNGIAYSFKRFFARVTKNGAYAFELDGDLEFVHAPSYTFTYPLLLAGILGCSATAILSIVFYL from the coding sequence TTGAATATAAAGGTCACAGCCCTACTTGCTAGCTGTATTGTCATAAGTTCCCTTAGCTATACTTGGCTCCTCCATCAACCAATAACTTTTTTAACATTGATCAACAATATTTTCCTTATTTCACTTGCGTTCACTATTGTAGGTGCATCATTATTTGTTGTGCAAGGTGGGCTTTTTAATGGTATCGCCTATAGTTTTAAACGTTTTTTTGCACGTGTCACTAAAAATGGTGCCTATGCCTTTGAATTAGATGGAGATTTAGAATTTGTTCATGCACCTTCCTACACCTTCACTTATCCACTATTACTAGCGGGTATACTTGGCTGTTCCGCAACAGCCATTTTATCGATAGTTTTCTATCTATAA
- a CDS encoding peptide ABC transporter substrate-binding protein has product MAKKTKWLVVLLGLMLIVLVGCYGKENNTSGNTTNSNESDNASTDEGDNTAAQELHLVATGDLTTMSSLGSVDALAVTAMNSVFEGLYRIGPENTPVPGMAESHEVSEDGTVYTFKIRKDAVWSNGSPVTAHDFEYAWKRAINPETQAIYSYLMLDIKNAANVQTEEDPLYGKVEEIGIKALNDETLEVQLNAPIPYFISLTTYAPFFPLNEEFTESQGDQYALEAANMIYNGPFQMESWQHGQGWTFVKNESYWDKDTVKLTKITQKIVKDTATAVNLYEAGEIDTAELSSEYVAQYKDSPEYSTFLKPNTYFIRINHENQYLANQNIRKAIDLAWDKQGFADVILQDGSIPAYYLVPQGLSTDDKGNDFRDGNGDMNKTDIELAKELWATGKKELGVDQVKLEFLTYDRAESKKAAEFIKNQLETNLEGLELTINMQPNKQKLALEGAVDFDLDYGGWGPDYQDPMTYIELFESTAYYNQSNYKNEKVDALIKQAKTTSDVMERWELMQQAEKLMMEDVAFAPTFQKGLSRLTKPYVKNLYEHPFSADISYKWVEIVN; this is encoded by the coding sequence ATGGCTAAAAAAACAAAATGGCTTGTCGTATTGTTAGGATTAATGCTCATTGTATTGGTCGGTTGTTACGGGAAAGAAAACAATACTTCTGGAAATACTACAAATAGTAATGAATCAGACAATGCATCTACTGATGAAGGCGACAATACTGCTGCACAAGAGCTTCATTTAGTTGCAACAGGTGATTTAACGACAATGAGCTCATTGGGGAGTGTAGATGCACTTGCTGTGACGGCAATGAACTCTGTGTTCGAGGGGTTATATCGTATAGGGCCTGAAAATACACCAGTTCCGGGTATGGCAGAGTCACATGAAGTTTCTGAGGATGGTACAGTTTATACATTTAAAATACGCAAGGATGCAGTGTGGAGTAATGGGTCTCCAGTTACAGCACATGATTTTGAATATGCTTGGAAAAGAGCTATAAACCCAGAAACACAAGCAATTTATTCTTACTTAATGTTGGATATAAAAAATGCGGCCAATGTTCAAACAGAAGAGGACCCACTTTATGGAAAGGTAGAGGAAATTGGTATTAAGGCGTTAAACGATGAAACATTAGAAGTGCAACTAAATGCGCCTATTCCGTATTTTATTAGCTTAACGACTTATGCACCGTTTTTCCCATTAAATGAAGAATTTACAGAATCCCAAGGCGATCAATATGCGCTAGAAGCGGCTAATATGATCTATAATGGTCCTTTCCAGATGGAATCTTGGCAACATGGGCAAGGATGGACGTTCGTCAAAAATGAAAGTTATTGGGATAAAGACACTGTCAAGCTTACTAAAATCACACAAAAAATTGTCAAAGATACAGCAACGGCTGTCAATCTCTATGAGGCTGGTGAAATAGACACTGCCGAGTTATCGAGTGAGTATGTCGCTCAATATAAAGACAGTCCAGAGTATTCAACGTTTTTAAAGCCAAATACGTATTTTATTCGTATAAATCACGAAAATCAATATTTAGCTAATCAAAACATTCGTAAAGCCATTGATTTGGCATGGGATAAACAAGGCTTTGCTGATGTGATATTACAGGATGGTTCTATTCCTGCTTATTATTTAGTACCACAGGGATTATCAACAGATGACAAGGGGAATGACTTCCGCGATGGAAACGGTGATATGAATAAAACAGATATCGAATTAGCGAAGGAACTATGGGCTACTGGCAAAAAGGAACTTGGTGTAGACCAAGTAAAGCTGGAGTTTTTAACATATGACCGTGCAGAATCTAAGAAAGCTGCTGAATTTATTAAAAATCAATTAGAGACGAATTTAGAAGGCTTAGAGCTAACAATTAATATGCAGCCTAATAAGCAAAAACTTGCATTAGAGGGGGCTGTTGATTTTGACTTAGACTATGGCGGTTGGGGTCCTGACTATCAAGATCCTATGACTTACATTGAATTATTTGAATCAACAGCTTATTATAATCAATCCAACTATAAAAATGAAAAAGTGGATGCATTAATAAAACAAGCGAAAACTACCTCTGATGTTATGGAGCGCTGGGAACTTATGCAGCAAGCTGAAAAATTAATGATGGAAGACGTAGCATTCGCTCCAACATTTCAAAAAGGGTTAAGTCGTTTGACAAAACCATACGTGAAAAATTTATACGAGCATCCATTCTCAGCTGACATAAGCTATAAATGGGTAGAAATTGTAAACTAA
- a CDS encoding M24 family metallopeptidase has product MSKLEQLRIALQAQDTSAMIITNAQNRRYLTGFTGSAGTVVVTNRRALLLVDFRYTQQATEQSKTFEVHEIDRNRIYETIQEILDQDSIQSVGFEQHHVTYYAYQLMANKLTATLKPLSNIVENLRMIKTPEEIEIIKKAAWISDEAFKHILTFIKPGVSEIEIANELESHMRKNGATSAAFDMIIASGHRSALPHGVASSKIIEQGDMLTLDFGAYYQGYRSDMTRTIAVGEPPEQLKEIYQIVYDSLQHALSNMKAGMTGQNADSYTRDYITAKGYGDNYGHGAGHGIGLDIHENIFMSSVCEDILEENMVLTVEPGIYVPQVGGVRIEDDVIITKDGVEVITHSPKELIIL; this is encoded by the coding sequence ATGTCAAAATTAGAACAATTACGAATTGCTTTACAAGCACAAGATACAAGCGCAATGATTATCACAAATGCACAAAACCGACGTTATCTAACAGGATTTACTGGAAGTGCAGGAACGGTTGTAGTAACTAATAGGCGCGCACTTTTATTGGTGGACTTCCGCTACACACAACAAGCAACGGAGCAAAGTAAAACTTTCGAGGTTCATGAGATTGATCGCAACCGTATATATGAAACGATTCAAGAGATTTTAGATCAAGATTCAATCCAATCAGTTGGCTTTGAACAACATCACGTAACTTATTACGCCTATCAATTAATGGCTAATAAATTGACAGCAACATTAAAGCCTTTATCTAATATTGTGGAAAATTTACGTATGATTAAGACACCAGAAGAAATTGAAATAATTAAGAAGGCAGCTTGGATTTCAGATGAGGCATTTAAGCATATTTTAACATTCATTAAACCGGGTGTTTCAGAAATCGAAATTGCCAATGAATTGGAATCCCATATGCGAAAAAACGGTGCAACTAGTGCTGCATTTGATATGATTATCGCTTCAGGTCATCGCTCTGCTCTACCACATGGTGTAGCATCTTCAAAAATAATTGAGCAAGGTGACATGCTAACACTTGATTTTGGTGCTTATTATCAAGGCTATCGTTCTGACATGACAAGAACTATTGCTGTTGGTGAGCCACCTGAACAATTAAAAGAAATATATCAAATTGTTTATGATTCCTTGCAACATGCTCTTTCTAATATGAAAGCTGGTATGACAGGGCAAAATGCAGATAGCTATACACGTGACTACATTACAGCTAAAGGCTATGGGGACAATTACGGACATGGAGCAGGACATGGCATCGGGTTAGATATCCATGAAAATATATTCATGTCGTCAGTTTGTGAAGACATCTTAGAAGAGAATATGGTACTTACAGTTGAGCCAGGCATTTACGTTCCACAAGTTGGCGGTGTTCGCATAGAAGATGATGTCATCATTACAAAAGACGGTGTAGAAGTGATCACACACTCACCAAAAGAACTCATTATTTTATAA
- the rpoN gene encoding RNA polymerase factor sigma-54 has protein sequence MQLSIKQTQELQIVMSAQLRQAIELLQYSTQELEQYIREQELVNPLIELSEPTLKDHLQIPKMSSRHLDIMHLSTKCEKNVRDELFQQVRLTFSNEKDIQLLKHIIYHLDDNGYYEHSTQTSYNDLEIEKGIHLLQTIGPLGIGARNLKECLLLQTIYCHNSPAHAETVISNYLEELANKKWKQISKELDISLSDLQMIYLFIQSLQPKLSSLFYQELVHTTIPDIIVDIVDGGITFSLNDYYLPKVNIHADYFPYIKTHSSEKSYFKKHLTDYHWLVNSIEQRRNTMINIMKALIEKQKKFFLYGFDAMQPLTLREIADQIDVHESTVSRITTNKYVQTAFGTFELKELFTSKLSTANGHSVSQIKVKSLLSDYIKSENKAKPFSDQKIAEYFNSALGIEISRRTIAKYREDMNIPSSARRKINQFK, from the coding sequence ATGCAACTTTCTATTAAGCAAACACAAGAATTACAAATCGTTATGTCTGCCCAACTTCGTCAGGCAATCGAGCTACTCCAATATTCAACTCAGGAATTAGAACAATATATACGTGAACAAGAACTCGTTAATCCTTTAATTGAATTAAGTGAACCAACACTTAAAGACCATCTACAGATTCCAAAAATGAGTAGCAGACATCTTGATATTATGCATCTTTCCACAAAATGTGAAAAAAATGTTCGTGATGAACTATTCCAACAGGTCAGGCTAACATTTTCTAACGAAAAGGACATTCAACTCTTAAAACATATTATTTATCATTTAGATGACAATGGTTATTATGAGCATTCAACACAAACGTCTTATAATGACCTAGAAATTGAAAAGGGCATTCATTTATTACAAACAATTGGTCCCTTAGGAATTGGTGCACGCAATTTGAAGGAATGTTTACTATTGCAAACCATTTATTGTCATAACAGCCCTGCTCATGCTGAAACCGTTATTTCTAATTATCTAGAAGAGCTTGCCAATAAGAAGTGGAAACAAATCTCAAAAGAGCTGGATATATCGCTAAGTGACTTACAAATGATCTATCTTTTTATACAATCACTACAGCCAAAGCTGAGCTCATTATTTTATCAAGAGTTGGTACATACGACGATACCAGATATCATTGTTGATATCGTTGATGGTGGGATTACCTTTTCGTTAAATGATTATTATTTACCAAAAGTTAATATTCACGCTGACTACTTTCCTTATATAAAAACGCATTCCTCAGAGAAGAGTTATTTTAAAAAACACTTAACTGACTACCATTGGTTAGTTAACAGCATTGAACAACGTCGAAATACAATGATCAATATCATGAAGGCACTTATTGAAAAACAAAAGAAGTTTTTTCTATATGGCTTTGATGCCATGCAACCACTTACGTTGCGTGAAATTGCTGACCAAATAGATGTTCATGAATCAACGGTTAGCCGCATTACAACGAATAAATATGTACAAACTGCTTTTGGCACATTTGAATTAAAAGAATTATTCACCTCTAAATTGTCAACAGCAAATGGTCATAGTGTGTCGCAAATAAAGGTGAAGTCATTGCTGTCAGACTATATAAAATCTGAAAATAAAGCAAAGCCCTTCTCTGATCAAAAAATAGCTGAGTATTTTAACTCTGCGTTGGGAATTGAAATATCTCGTCGTACCATAGCCAAATATCGCGAGGACATGAACATACCTTCCTCTGCTAGACGTAAAATAAACCAGTTTAAATAA
- a CDS encoding aldehyde dehydrogenase family protein gives MEAMLTLKPQVKEFLQSTIGLYIDGEYMQAQSGKTLNVLNPANEEVIAVVSEAQAEDIDLAVEAAQKAFDGAWSTMEAAERSRIIYKLADLLEEHREELAQLESIDNGKPYQTALADDVDGTVQHFRYYAGWATKITGQTVQVSKDYLNYIVHEPVGVVGQIIPWNFPLAMAAWKLGAALAVGCTIVIKPAAETPLSLLYVGQLMKQAGFPNGVVNIVPGTGEAGEAIVTHKGVAKVAFTGSTKTGIHVMKKAADEVKSVTLELGGKSPAIVLPDADVQEAIEGTFAGTMYNHGQNCSACTRVFVHSSLYNQFVERLAEKAKALKVGPGLDPETEMGPLVSQKQLNTVLGFIEKGKEEGARLVAGGNRALQKGFFVQPTIFADVQDTMTIAQEEIFGPVMSILSFETIEEVIVRANNSKYGLAASIWTENVKKAHYIASKLQAGTVWINDFGLEWETMPFGGYKQSGIGREMGGEYGLSNYTEVKSVFVNMKQ, from the coding sequence ATGGAGGCAATGTTGACATTAAAACCACAAGTAAAGGAATTTCTACAGTCCACAATCGGCTTGTATATCGACGGTGAATACATGCAAGCTCAATCAGGTAAAACATTGAATGTTCTAAATCCTGCTAATGAAGAGGTCATCGCTGTAGTAAGCGAAGCACAGGCAGAAGATATTGATCTTGCAGTAGAAGCTGCTCAAAAAGCATTTGATGGTGCATGGTCAACGATGGAGGCAGCTGAACGCTCACGAATTATTTATAAATTGGCAGATTTACTAGAAGAACATCGTGAAGAGCTAGCACAGCTTGAATCAATAGACAATGGTAAACCATATCAAACTGCTCTCGCAGATGATGTGGATGGCACTGTTCAGCATTTCCGTTATTATGCAGGGTGGGCGACAAAAATTACAGGACAGACTGTACAAGTATCCAAGGATTACTTAAATTATATTGTACATGAGCCTGTTGGTGTTGTAGGTCAAATTATTCCTTGGAATTTCCCTCTTGCAATGGCGGCATGGAAGCTAGGCGCAGCGTTAGCTGTAGGGTGTACGATTGTCATCAAACCAGCGGCTGAAACGCCATTATCATTATTATATGTAGGGCAATTAATGAAACAAGCTGGTTTTCCAAATGGTGTAGTAAATATTGTACCGGGTACGGGAGAAGCTGGAGAAGCTATTGTTACACATAAAGGTGTAGCTAAAGTAGCCTTCACTGGATCAACAAAAACTGGAATCCACGTGATGAAAAAGGCAGCTGATGAAGTGAAAAGTGTAACATTAGAGCTTGGAGGGAAATCTCCTGCTATTGTGTTACCAGATGCAGATGTACAGGAAGCAATAGAGGGAACTTTTGCTGGAACGATGTACAATCACGGCCAAAACTGTAGCGCATGTACACGAGTATTTGTGCATAGTAGTCTATACAATCAATTTGTTGAACGACTTGCAGAAAAGGCTAAGGCATTGAAGGTAGGACCAGGACTAGATCCGGAAACAGAAATGGGCCCGTTAGTGTCACAAAAGCAATTAAATACAGTCCTTGGTTTTATTGAAAAAGGAAAAGAAGAGGGTGCTCGCTTAGTAGCTGGTGGTAATCGAGCACTCCAAAAGGGATTTTTTGTACAACCAACTATCTTTGCTGATGTACAGGACACGATGACGATTGCTCAGGAGGAGATTTTCGGACCTGTTATGTCTATTCTATCGTTTGAAACAATAGAAGAAGTGATCGTGCGTGCTAATAATAGTAAGTATGGACTTGCTGCAAGCATTTGGACAGAAAATGTAAAAAAAGCACATTATATTGCTAGTAAACTACAGGCAGGAACAGTATGGATTAATGATTTTGGCTTAGAATGGGAAACGATGCCATTTGGTGGCTATAAACAGTCAGGTATTGGTCGTGAAATGGGCGGCGAATATGGTTTGTCCAATTATACTGAGGTGAAAAGTGTATTTGTCAATATGAAGCAATAA
- the dapA gene encoding 4-hydroxy-tetrahydrodipicolinate synthase, translating to MKKLEGVFPVLVTPMKNQTDIDWDGFRQNIEHFIEAGVTGIAINGSTGEFVSLTKEERFKAVEVAVDQIKGRITLIVGTAAETTAEAITYTQQAEQAGADAALLINSYYAHPKDEEIYVHFKSVAESVSFPIMIYNNPFTSGVDIGLETILKVGRDVPNITHIKESSGSIGKARDIVRQGQDNIKVFCGSEDLAIESFLVGAVGWISVSGNIVPEFVTKLYSQVKEGNLEAAWAIYDRLLPLCAFLEGSGKYVQITKRAMELKGWAGGPCRLPRLPLTEEEDAQLKAIMTNLDVLAIEHY from the coding sequence ATGAAAAAATTAGAAGGTGTATTTCCGGTATTAGTAACACCAATGAAAAACCAAACGGACATTGATTGGGATGGTTTCCGTCAAAATATTGAACACTTTATTGAAGCAGGGGTAACAGGTATTGCTATTAACGGTAGTACAGGCGAATTTGTAAGTTTAACGAAAGAAGAACGGTTTAAAGCAGTAGAAGTAGCTGTAGATCAAATTAAAGGGCGAATTACATTGATTGTTGGTACAGCTGCTGAGACAACTGCAGAGGCTATCACCTATACACAGCAGGCTGAACAGGCCGGCGCAGACGCAGCATTATTGATTAATTCCTATTATGCACACCCAAAAGATGAGGAAATATATGTTCATTTTAAATCAGTAGCCGAATCTGTAAGCTTCCCTATTATGATCTATAATAATCCGTTTACTTCGGGGGTAGATATTGGTTTAGAAACGATTTTAAAAGTAGGTAGAGATGTTCCAAATATTACACATATTAAAGAATCGAGCGGCAGTATTGGAAAAGCGCGTGATATCGTACGTCAAGGCCAAGATAATATTAAAGTATTTTGTGGTTCAGAGGACTTAGCCATAGAATCATTTTTAGTTGGAGCTGTTGGGTGGATTTCTGTATCTGGAAATATTGTGCCAGAGTTTGTCACAAAGTTATATAGTCAAGTAAAAGAAGGAAATTTAGAGGCAGCTTGGGCAATTTATGATCGTTTATTACCTTTATGTGCATTTTTAGAGGGATCAGGTAAATATGTACAAATCACTAAACGTGCAATGGAACTAAAAGGATGGGCAGGGGGACCATGTCGTCTACCACGACTCCCACTAACAGAGGAAGAAGATGCCCAACTTAAAGCAATTATGACTAATTTAGACGTACTGGCAATTGAACATTATTAA